The bacterium genome includes a window with the following:
- a CDS encoding GTP cyclohydrolase, FolE2/MptA family: protein RFVEDMVREAHSRLAALDNITWFSVETENFESIHNHSAYASVELDRR from the coding sequence CGCGTTTCGTGGAGGATATGGTACGAGAGGCGCACTCCCGCCTCGCAGCGCTGGACAACATAACCTGGTTTTCGGTGGAGACTGAGAATTTCGAATCAATCCATAATCATTCTGCGTACGCGTCGGTGGAGTTGGATAGGAGATAG